In Plectropomus leopardus isolate mb chromosome 20, YSFRI_Pleo_2.0, whole genome shotgun sequence, one DNA window encodes the following:
- the LOC121959472 gene encoding protein FAM240B, translated as MMNAARIHDKQKLKSFWEQRIVQHSEQMDEEEDRRRSSALARLREQWLVRLDQRNQHQKSFFEERIRRAQKAQQSLRKLDSP; from the exons ATGATGAATGCAGCTCGCATTCACGACAAGCAGAAGCTGAAGTCGTTCTGGGAGCAGCGGATAGTTCAGCACAGTGAACAgatggatgaggaggaggaccgCAGGAGGAGCAGCGCCCTGGCACG GCTGAGGGAGCAGTGGTTAGTCAGGTTGGATCAGAGGAATCAGCACCAGAAGAGTTTCTTCGAGGAGAGAATCAGACGAGCTCAGAAAGCTCAGCAGAGCCTCAGGAAGCTCGATTCTCCCTGA